A region of Acidobacteriota bacterium DNA encodes the following proteins:
- the rho gene encoding transcription termination factor Rho translates to MDLAKLHDMNPQELLKLGKDYEIENLSSLKRQELIFQVLKSQAEANGFIFAEGVLEILQDGFGFLRAPEYNYLPGPDDIYVSPSQIKKFGLRTGDTISGQVRPPKEGEKYFALIKVDAINFESPVKTRDRMWFDALTPIYPNRRIRLETSRQALSGRVLDLVTPIGFGQRGLIVAPPRTGKTMLLQAIAHAITANHPDAYLLVLLIDERPEEVTDMQRSVKGEVQASTFDEPPTRHVQVAEMVMEKAKRLVELGRDVVILLDSITRMARAYNTVTPPSGRVLSGGLDANALQKPKRFFGAARNIEEGGSLTIIATALVDTGSRMDDVIFEEFKGTGNMEIHLDRKLVDKRVFPAIDINKSGTRKEELLTKEFELNRMWILRKILNPLSTVEAMELLIGKLGEFESNEAFLKGLSGG, encoded by the coding sequence CTGGACCTCGCGAAACTGCACGACATGAACCCCCAGGAGCTGCTGAAGCTCGGCAAGGACTACGAAATCGAGAACCTCTCCTCCCTCAAGAGGCAGGAGCTCATCTTCCAGGTCCTCAAGTCCCAGGCCGAGGCCAACGGCTTCATCTTCGCCGAGGGCGTGCTGGAGATCCTCCAGGACGGATTCGGCTTCCTGCGGGCGCCCGAGTACAACTATCTGCCCGGCCCCGACGACATTTACGTAAGCCCGTCGCAGATCAAGAAGTTCGGGCTCAGGACGGGAGACACGATCTCGGGCCAGGTGCGCCCCCCCAAGGAAGGCGAGAAGTACTTCGCCCTCATCAAGGTGGACGCCATCAACTTCGAATCTCCCGTGAAGACGCGGGACCGGATGTGGTTCGACGCCCTCACCCCCATTTATCCCAACCGGAGGATCCGCCTGGAGACCTCCCGGCAGGCCCTGTCGGGGCGGGTTCTCGACCTCGTGACGCCCATCGGGTTCGGCCAGCGCGGCCTCATCGTCGCCCCGCCCCGGACCGGCAAGACCATGCTCCTCCAGGCCATCGCCCACGCCATCACGGCGAACCATCCGGACGCCTATCTGCTGGTTCTGCTCATCGACGAGCGGCCCGAAGAAGTGACGGACATGCAGCGCTCGGTGAAGGGCGAGGTGCAGGCCTCCACCTTCGACGAGCCGCCCACCCGCCACGTCCAGGTGGCGGAGATGGTCATGGAGAAGGCCAAGCGCCTCGTGGAGCTCGGACGGGACGTCGTGATCCTTCTCGACTCCATCACCCGCATGGCCCGGGCCTACAACACCGTCACACCCCCCTCGGGGCGCGTGCTCTCGGGCGGCCTCGACGCCAACGCCCTTCAAAAACCCAAGCGCTTCTTCGGGGCGGCCCGGAACATCGAAGAGGGCGGCTCCCTCACGATCATCGCCACGGCCCTGGTGGACACGGGCTCCCGGATGGACGACGTGATCTTCGAGGAGTTCAAGGGCACCGGTAACATGGAGATCCACCTGGACCGGAAGCTCGTGGACAAGCGCGTCTTCCCGGCCATCGACATCAACAAGTCGGGGACCCGGAAGGAGGAACTGCTCACCAAGGAGTTCGAGCTCAACCGGATGTGGATCCTGCGGAAGATCCTCAACCCGCTCTCCACGGTGGAGGCCATGGAGCTCCTCATCGGAAAACTCGGGGAGTTCGAGTCCAACGAGGCCTTCCTCAAGGGGCTCTCGGGAGGCTGA
- the yihA gene encoding ribosome biogenesis GTP-binding protein YihA/YsxC: protein MKLDRVELERVCTAPKQLPPRSLPELAVIGRSNVGKSSLINSLLGRPGFMRVSRTPGRTQAILFVKVGDLGYVVDLPGYGYAKAPEGVRRSWAALVNGYMESRGGSAALLLVDVRRDPGQGEHQLMDWFRRYGWEVRVVLTKADKLPRGRRAAAAAATARALGLSPDTPPLLFSSLTGEGLPALRKLVERSMESVR from the coding sequence GTGAAGCTGGACAGGGTGGAGCTGGAGCGGGTCTGCACGGCGCCGAAGCAGCTGCCGCCCCGCTCGCTTCCTGAGCTGGCTGTGATCGGGCGGTCCAACGTGGGGAAGTCCTCCCTGATCAACTCCCTGCTGGGGCGCCCGGGCTTCATGCGCGTGAGTCGGACGCCGGGCCGGACCCAGGCGATCCTGTTCGTGAAAGTGGGGGACCTCGGGTATGTGGTGGACCTCCCGGGATACGGCTACGCAAAGGCGCCCGAGGGCGTCCGGCGGTCGTGGGCGGCCCTCGTGAACGGGTACATGGAGTCGCGGGGCGGGTCGGCGGCCCTCTTGCTCGTGGATGTGAGGCGGGATCCGGGGCAGGGGGAGCACCAATTGATGGATTGGTTCCGGAGATACGGTTGGGAGGTTCGGGTGGTCCTCACGAAGGCGGACAAGCTTCCAAGAGGCCGGCGAGCGGCCGCCGCCGCAGCGACGGCACGGGCGCTGGGCCTGAGCCCCGACACTCCCCCGCTCCTCTTCTCGTCGCTGACGGGCGAGGGGCTCCCCGCGTTGAGGAAGTTGGTGGAAAGGAGCATGGAGTCGGTGAGATGA